Proteins from a genomic interval of Stigmatopora nigra isolate UIUO_SnigA chromosome 19, RoL_Snig_1.1, whole genome shotgun sequence:
- the LOC144212201 gene encoding rho GTPase-activating protein 24-like, with protein sequence MGLSCFKSWKHDRAGLKGNRDVLASPGSYFFLSNSAGQGDEWLKSLNKGVWIPFTGVFGQRLEETVLYERRYGIHSVPLVVEQCVAFIRERGLQEVGLFRQPGRSSLVKELQEAFDAGERPSFDSNTDVHTVASLLKLYLRQLPEPLVPFSHHKDFLLSGQKLLSDRMQGLDELRNLLQELPVANFNLLKFICHFLNEVQSHSKGNKMSCHNLAMVFGPNILRAKAEDQQGIMGGAGLVQALMLELIKEHLSLFSRVSIPVPANTAAGLNVSPAALRRPNFHQSFCLRQMSLPLIAPPGQEPGQSTSSVSPAASTSGHKRLLGHRYTSSQPENCFLPLPPSSQNLQNHYDGKSREQCQDLTSCRSPTADVHKSEEAKCELMSWMEAWTSGPSDTALARAPLWIDGATQMAAEQDGHPQEASGVSSEAQEDSTPSDYDNLNSVHSSQTIEDVKSEHFHSKAEQDSGEESEAWQTVNDSSSWSSCEVLPLLNSESCGDQVSLDEIPKTSPASQAAEDERRLEGDAGIDLNGGRHLNTPTSGSILSPLSTGSSEVFLPSVPPEMSASDAQLLLGELRQQMAQQRTEYQARMQSLVRCNDALERQVAELRDRLERQRRSQSAAEVRIREVEQARTAADFRNSTMQVDMELFFQTYRKIQTQEWKDDNDDDDDTGGKRQRTLKSL encoded by the exons ATGGGACTCAGCTGCTTCAAGTCCTGGAAACATGACAGAGCAGGCCTCAAAG ggaacagaGATGTTTTGGCCAGCCCAGGCTCATACTTCTTCCTGTCCAACAGCGCTGGCCAGGGAGATGAATGGCTGAAAAGCCTCAACAAGGGAGTCTGGATCCCCTTCACAG GCGTCTTTGGTCAGCGTCTGGAAGAGACAGTATTGTACGAGCGTCGTTATGGCATACACTCAGTCCCTCTGGTAGTGGAGCAGTGCGTGGCCTTCATTCGTGAGCGGGGTCTCCAGGAGGTGGGCTTGTTTCGACAACCGGGACGATCAAGCTTGGTGAAAGAGTTGCAGGAAGCCTTCGACGCTGGGGAGAGGCCCTCCTTCGACAG CAACACAGATGTCCACACAGTGGCATCACTGTTGAAGCTCTACTTGCGACAGCTGCCAGAGCCTTTGGTTCCGTTCAGCCATCACAAAGACTTCTTACTCAGTGGTCAAAAGCTTTTAAGTGACCGCATGCAG GGATTGGATGAATTGAGGAACCTTCTCCAGGAGCTACCAGTGGCCAATTTTAACCTTCTGAAGTTTATATGCCA TTTTCTCAATGAGGTCCAAAGTCACTCAAAGGGGAACAAGATGAGCTGCCATAACTTGGCCATGGTCTTTGGACCAAACATTCTCCGGGCCAAAGCAGAAGACCAACAAGGCATCATGGGGG GTGCAGGATTGGTCCAAGCCCTAATGTTGGAACTGATCAAGGAACACCTATCCTTGTTCTCCAGAGTCTCAATACCGGTTCCTGCAAATACCGCCGCAGGGTTAAACGTGTCGCCTGCTGCTCTCAGACGACCTAATTTTCACCAATCCTTCTGCCTTCGCCAGATGTCCCTGCCACTTATTGCGCCTCCAGGCCAAGAGCCTGGACAGAGTACAAG CTCTGTTTCTCCAGCGGCATCCACCTCTGGCCATAAGAGACTCCTGGGCCATCGCTACACATCATCACAGCCAGAAAACTGCTTCTTACCTTTACCTCCCTCAAGTCAGAACCTTCAGAACCACTATGATGGGAAATCCAGAGAGCAATGCCAGGACCTGACCAGTTGTAGATCGCCTACTGCAGATGTCCACAAGTCTGAGGAGGCTAAATGTGAGCTCATGAGCTGGATGGAAGCCTGGACCAGTGGACCAAGTGACACAG CACTGGCAAGAGCGCCTTTGTGGATCGATGGTGCAACCCAAATGGCGGCGGAACAAGACGGCCATCCCCAAGAAGCCAGTGGGGTCAGCAGTGAGGCACAGGAAGACAGCACGCCATCGGATTATGACAACCTGAACAGTGTGCATTCCAGTCAGACGATAGAGGATGTCAAGAGTGAACATTTCCACTCCAAAGCGGAACAAGACTCTGGTGAAGAATCTGAAGCTTGGCAGACTGTCAATGACTCGTCATCATGGTCCTCATGCGAAGTCCTACCGCTGCTCAATAGTGAGAGCTGTGGGGATCAGGTCAGTCTTGATGAGATACCAAAAACATCCCCTGCAAGTCAAGCTGCAGAAGATGAGCGACGCCTTGAAGGCGATGCAGGAATTGACCTTAACGGAGGACGCCATTTGAACACCCCAACATCTGGCTCAATCCTCAGCCCTCTCAGCACAGGGAGCTCTGAGGTATTCCTCCCTTCTGTTCCTCCAGAAATGTCAGCATCCGATGCGCAGTTGCTCCTGGGCGAGCTTCGGCAGCAGATGGCCCAGCAGAGGACGGAGTACCAAGCTAGGATGCAAAG TCTGGTGCGCTGTAACGACGCCCTGGAGCGGCAGGTGGCAGAACTCCGTGACCGTTTAGAGCGACAGAGGCGGAGCCAGAGCGCAGCGGAGGTCAGGATCCGAGAGGTGGAGCAGGCCAGGACTGCCGCGGACTTCCGCAACTCCACAATGCAGGTGGACATGGAGCTGTTTTTCCAGACATACAGAAAGATCCAAACACAGGAATGGAaggatgataatgatgatgatgatgatacagGAGGCAAAAGACAACGCACCTTAAAGAGCCTATAA
- the pof1b gene encoding protein POF1B isoform X2 — protein sequence MSIKSQKTTTTTYRTLNMASPEPVSPMTTSTVLTTAAGGSTSPIQYAVNGNYSTLRYLVPVQPTVQQQSYMFVQQPQVMQQMVSPVYLQGVSSIDSDLLFQQNTEEEDEETVIVDEEEIINVIQQKPTPTIVIPRTEVKSDFCEATKMDTRYFAQLLADVYRKNCDIHSCISEHVSKIKGQRVDLTDQVEDVESMLPRGATELTKQQIRYLLQTRLTADKSMRLLLSTFSSLREELLHMSEDLRRLENDKESLERDLAFKADQARQYDSLLEELRENNRHLQVSLKETTASQRSLESQLMSARNTDSSRDFRMRELEARIRSLEKENELLRQKQLGQSNSSSTLHIHTEELSRQFSEQLGSMKQEKDQEIQRLRTQITRLQTEITTERSSSASEKSLQLKISELLATLEKRQIIINRQEEEIRKLMMVKNDSSKTTKTIITKRYGNQYPLLGLLGDDYQTYSSTINEDKTIVIERD from the exons ATGTCCATCAAGAGCCAAAAGACTACCACGACTACCTACCGGACCTTGAACATGGCCTCACCCGAGCCGGTGAGCCCCATGACGACCAGCACGGTGCTGACTACCGCGGCGGGCGGCTCAACCTCCCCGATACAGTATGCTGTCAATGGGAACTACAGCACGCTGCGCTACCTGGTGCCGGTTCAGCCGACTGTACAACAGCAGTCGTACATGTTCGTGCAGCAGCCGCAGGTCATGCAACAGATGGTGTCACCCGTCTACCTGCAGGGCGTCAGTAGCATAGACTCGGACCTCCTTTTTCAGCAGAACACG gaggaggaagatgaagaaacGGTGATAGTGGACGAAGAGGAGATTATCAATGTCATACAGCAGAAGCCGACGCCAACTATCGTGATCCCTCGCACGGAGGTGAAAAGCGACTTTTGCGAGGCCACTAAGATGGACACGCGCTACTTTGCCCAGCTGCTAGCTGACGTCTACAGGAAGAACTGCGACATCCACTCGTGTATCTCCGAGCACGTGAGCAAGATCAAAGGACA GAGAGTGGATCTCACTGACCAG GTGGAAGATGTTGAGTCTATGCTTCCTAGAGGAGCCACTGAGCTGACCAAACAGCAAATCCGCTATCTACTGCAG ACTCGTCTGACTGCAGATAAGAGCATGCGTCTGTTGCTCTCTACCTTCAGCAGCCTGCGAGAGGAACTCCTCCACATGTCCGAAGATTTGCGG CGTCTGGAGAACGATAAAGAGTCATTGGAGCGAGATCTGGCCTTCAAAGCGGATCAGGCTCGCCAGTACGACAGCCTCCTGGAAGAGTTGCGTGAAAACAACAGACATCTTCAG GTGTCCCTGAAGGAAACCACCGCCTCACAGCGTTCCCTGGAGAGCCAGCTCATGAGCGCCCGTAACACCGATTCGAGCCGTGACTTCCGAATGCGAGAACTAGAGGCACGCATCAGAAGTCTGGAGAAAGAGAACGAGCTGCTCCGGCAAAAA CAATTAGGGCAGTCTAATAGCAGCAGCACTCTGCACATCCATACTGAAGAACTGTCACGTCAGTTCAGTGAGCAACTGGGATCCATGAAACAGGAGAAAGACCAAGAGATTCAGAGGCTGCGG ACTCAGATTACGAGACTCCAGACGGAGATCACCACTGAAAGGTCATCATCTGCTTCGGAGAAGAGCCTTCAGTTGAAGATCTCTGAGCTACTCGCCACACTGGAGAAGCGGCAGATCATCATCAACCGACAGGAGGAG GAGATCCGGAAGTTGATGATGGTCAAAAACGACAGCTCGAAAACCACCAAAACTATTATCACCAAAAG GTATGGAAACCAATACCCTTTACTCGGCCTGCTGGGCGATGACTACCAGACGTACAGTTCAACCATCAATGAAGACAAAACCATCGTCATTGAAAGG GATTAA
- the LOC144212199 gene encoding putative monooxygenase p33MONOX isoform X1, with protein sequence MSGSGDLPALEGSGMGGMKLPIGMTRRALSYDDNLEAPMSTPPHDINITNLWRRPVVPERKFNQLAEEDEGVAVRHSNVYDRAPARPSSVVKTKASSLILNSLITKQTHDSMYKFEQKAGLTDSSYTPHKGLTAEETTLHHRMPESFQKMQIQSMEAREERHTSSAQSTPSTTPHTSPKHQRRSWFSSTSSDISVSSSNSSVDLVGSDGGGGGGGVLERWGVFGPRPLVHKSTSDLGADPSTPAGFALQAYRGHATNSAADAAKPQATTRLADSLDATKAAAPPKMEIPTMDGRRQGARPHKLKPRDMNILTPSGF encoded by the exons ATGTCTGGCTCGGGTGACTTACCAG CTCTGGAAGGTTCCGGTATGGGTGGAATGAAGCTCCCCATTGGCATGACTCGCCGGGCGCTCAGTTACGATGATAACCTAGAGGCGCCTATGTCCACGCCCCCACATGACATCAACATCACCAACCTATGGAGGCGCCCTGTTGTGCCCGAGAGGAAGTTCAACCAACTGGCTGAA GAAGACGAAGGTGTTGCCGTACGTCATTCCAACGTGTACGACAGGGCACCAGCCAGGCCCTCGAGTGTGGTGAAGACCAAAGCTTCCTCCCTCATCCTCAACTCTCTCATCACCA AGCAGACTCATGACAGTATGTACAAGTTTGAGCAGAAGGCGGGCCTTACCGACAGCAGCTACACACCCCACAAAGGTCTCACTGCAGAAGAGACCACACTCCACCACCGAATGCCAGAATCCTTCCAG AAAATGCAGATTCAGAGCATGGAGGCCCGGGAGGAGCGCCATACCTCCTCAGCCCAGTCCACGCCATCCACTACACCGCACACCTCACCTAAACATCAGCGCAG GAGCTGGTTCAGTAGCACCAGTTCGGACATCAGCGTGAGTTCCTCCAATAGCAGCGTGGACCTGGTTGGCAgtgacggaggaggaggaggaggaggcgtgcTGGAACGCTGGGGCGTGTTTGGGCCACGGCCACTCGTACACAAGTCCACCTCCGATCTAGGCGCCGATCCTTCAACGCCAG CAGGCTTTGCGCTGCAGGCCTATCGTGGCCACGCCACGAACAGCGCCGCAGATGCAGCGAAGCCTCAGGCGACCACCAGGTTGGCTGACAGCCTCGACGCCACGAAGGCAGCCGCCCCGCCCAAGATGGAGATCCCCACGATGGACGGTCGTCGGCAGGGTGCTCGCCCGCACAAACTCAAGCCACGCGATATGAACATCCTGACGCCCTCTGGCTTTTAG
- the LOC144212199 gene encoding putative monooxygenase p33MONOX isoform X2: MSGSGDLPALEGSGMGGMKLPIGMTRRALSYDDNLEAPMSTPPHDINITNLWRRPVVPERKFNQLAEEDEGVAVRHSNVYDRAPARPSSVVKTKASSLILNSLITKQTHDSMYKFEQKAGLTDSSYTPHKGLTAEETTLHHRMPESFQKMQIQSMEAREERHTSSAQSTPSTTPHTSPKHQRRSWFSSTSSDISVSSSNSSVDLVGSDGGGGGGGVLERWGVFGPRPLVHKSTSDLGADPSTPGFALQAYRGHATNSAADAAKPQATTRLADSLDATKAAAPPKMEIPTMDGRRQGARPHKLKPRDMNILTPSGF, translated from the exons ATGTCTGGCTCGGGTGACTTACCAG CTCTGGAAGGTTCCGGTATGGGTGGAATGAAGCTCCCCATTGGCATGACTCGCCGGGCGCTCAGTTACGATGATAACCTAGAGGCGCCTATGTCCACGCCCCCACATGACATCAACATCACCAACCTATGGAGGCGCCCTGTTGTGCCCGAGAGGAAGTTCAACCAACTGGCTGAA GAAGACGAAGGTGTTGCCGTACGTCATTCCAACGTGTACGACAGGGCACCAGCCAGGCCCTCGAGTGTGGTGAAGACCAAAGCTTCCTCCCTCATCCTCAACTCTCTCATCACCA AGCAGACTCATGACAGTATGTACAAGTTTGAGCAGAAGGCGGGCCTTACCGACAGCAGCTACACACCCCACAAAGGTCTCACTGCAGAAGAGACCACACTCCACCACCGAATGCCAGAATCCTTCCAG AAAATGCAGATTCAGAGCATGGAGGCCCGGGAGGAGCGCCATACCTCCTCAGCCCAGTCCACGCCATCCACTACACCGCACACCTCACCTAAACATCAGCGCAG GAGCTGGTTCAGTAGCACCAGTTCGGACATCAGCGTGAGTTCCTCCAATAGCAGCGTGGACCTGGTTGGCAgtgacggaggaggaggaggaggaggcgtgcTGGAACGCTGGGGCGTGTTTGGGCCACGGCCACTCGTACACAAGTCCACCTCCGATCTAGGCGCCGATCCTTCAACGCCAG GCTTTGCGCTGCAGGCCTATCGTGGCCACGCCACGAACAGCGCCGCAGATGCAGCGAAGCCTCAGGCGACCACCAGGTTGGCTGACAGCCTCGACGCCACGAAGGCAGCCGCCCCGCCCAAGATGGAGATCCCCACGATGGACGGTCGTCGGCAGGGTGCTCGCCCGCACAAACTCAAGCCACGCGATATGAACATCCTGACGCCCTCTGGCTTTTAG
- the pof1b gene encoding protein POF1B isoform X1, whose amino-acid sequence MSIKSQKTTTTTYRTLNMASPEPVSPMTTSTVLTTAAGGSTSPIQYAVNGNYSTLRYLVPVQPTVQQQSYMFVQQPQVMQQMVSPVYLQGVSSIDSDLLFQQNTCVSRNSSSGFSLSSSPPKSPEPSVEEEIEDEEEEDEETVIVDEEEIINVIQQKPTPTIVIPRTEVKSDFCEATKMDTRYFAQLLADVYRKNCDIHSCISEHVSKIKGQRVDLTDQVEDVESMLPRGATELTKQQIRYLLQTRLTADKSMRLLLSTFSSLREELLHMSEDLRRLENDKESLERDLAFKADQARQYDSLLEELRENNRHLQVSLKETTASQRSLESQLMSARNTDSSRDFRMRELEARIRSLEKENELLRQKQLGQSNSSSTLHIHTEELSRQFSEQLGSMKQEKDQEIQRLRTQITRLQTEITTERSSSASEKSLQLKISELLATLEKRQIIINRQEEEIRKLMMVKNDSSKTTKTIITKRYGNQYPLLGLLGDDYQTYSSTINEDKTIVIERD is encoded by the exons ATGTCCATCAAGAGCCAAAAGACTACCACGACTACCTACCGGACCTTGAACATGGCCTCACCCGAGCCGGTGAGCCCCATGACGACCAGCACGGTGCTGACTACCGCGGCGGGCGGCTCAACCTCCCCGATACAGTATGCTGTCAATGGGAACTACAGCACGCTGCGCTACCTGGTGCCGGTTCAGCCGACTGTACAACAGCAGTCGTACATGTTCGTGCAGCAGCCGCAGGTCATGCAACAGATGGTGTCACCCGTCTACCTGCAGGGCGTCAGTAGCATAGACTCGGACCTCCTTTTTCAGCAGAACACG TGTGTGAGCAGGAACTCGTCCTCGGGGTTCAGCTTGTCCTCCAGTCCCCCCAAGAGCCCCGAGCCCAGTGTGGAGGAGGAAATAGAGGACGAG gaggaggaagatgaagaaacGGTGATAGTGGACGAAGAGGAGATTATCAATGTCATACAGCAGAAGCCGACGCCAACTATCGTGATCCCTCGCACGGAGGTGAAAAGCGACTTTTGCGAGGCCACTAAGATGGACACGCGCTACTTTGCCCAGCTGCTAGCTGACGTCTACAGGAAGAACTGCGACATCCACTCGTGTATCTCCGAGCACGTGAGCAAGATCAAAGGACA GAGAGTGGATCTCACTGACCAG GTGGAAGATGTTGAGTCTATGCTTCCTAGAGGAGCCACTGAGCTGACCAAACAGCAAATCCGCTATCTACTGCAG ACTCGTCTGACTGCAGATAAGAGCATGCGTCTGTTGCTCTCTACCTTCAGCAGCCTGCGAGAGGAACTCCTCCACATGTCCGAAGATTTGCGG CGTCTGGAGAACGATAAAGAGTCATTGGAGCGAGATCTGGCCTTCAAAGCGGATCAGGCTCGCCAGTACGACAGCCTCCTGGAAGAGTTGCGTGAAAACAACAGACATCTTCAG GTGTCCCTGAAGGAAACCACCGCCTCACAGCGTTCCCTGGAGAGCCAGCTCATGAGCGCCCGTAACACCGATTCGAGCCGTGACTTCCGAATGCGAGAACTAGAGGCACGCATCAGAAGTCTGGAGAAAGAGAACGAGCTGCTCCGGCAAAAA CAATTAGGGCAGTCTAATAGCAGCAGCACTCTGCACATCCATACTGAAGAACTGTCACGTCAGTTCAGTGAGCAACTGGGATCCATGAAACAGGAGAAAGACCAAGAGATTCAGAGGCTGCGG ACTCAGATTACGAGACTCCAGACGGAGATCACCACTGAAAGGTCATCATCTGCTTCGGAGAAGAGCCTTCAGTTGAAGATCTCTGAGCTACTCGCCACACTGGAGAAGCGGCAGATCATCATCAACCGACAGGAGGAG GAGATCCGGAAGTTGATGATGGTCAAAAACGACAGCTCGAAAACCACCAAAACTATTATCACCAAAAG GTATGGAAACCAATACCCTTTACTCGGCCTGCTGGGCGATGACTACCAGACGTACAGTTCAACCATCAATGAAGACAAAACCATCGTCATTGAAAGG GATTAA